A single Pygocentrus nattereri isolate fPygNat1 chromosome 28, fPygNat1.pri, whole genome shotgun sequence DNA region contains:
- the suv39h1a gene encoding histone-lysine N-methyltransferase SUV39H1-A isoform X1, with product MAHYLKDCSVSCKLSWDDLQAVCRRQRLVCKQLSVTKHNFRDYEVEYLCNYRNIKGREFFLVKWKGYSEAENTWEPRRNLKCPKMIRQFRRDMRLALLLANKPLDSTSLDASCTSFLLQKAKQRLKLLRWEEQLNRTCKHKGRIFVLNEVDLDGPPKDFMYISDYRIGEGVKMSQTAAGCECADCIREPVNGCCAGASKHRMAYNDSRQVKIKPGLPIYECNSQCCCGPDCGNRVVQRGIQYDLCIFKTANGRGWGVRTLERIHKNAFVMEYLGEIITSEEAERRGETYDKQGVTYLFDLDYVDDVYTVDAAHYGNISHFVNHSCDPNLQVYNVFIDNLDEHLPRIAFFATRAIKAGEELTFDYKMTIDEVDAESAKIDARFSMAGVQGTPVKPMRMECKCGAETCRKYLC from the exons ATGGCGCACTATTTAAAAG ATTGCAGCGTGTCATGTAAGCTCTCCTGGGATGACCTACAAGCTGTGTGTCGCAGGCAGAGATTAGTGTGCAAGCAGCTATCTGTAACCAAACACAACTTCAGGGACTACGAGGTGGAGTACTTATGTAACTACAGAAATATTAAG GGTCGAGAGTTTTTCCTGGTTAAGTGGAAAGGTTACTCGGAGGCTGAAAACACATGGGAACCTCGTAGAAACCTCAAATGCCCCAAAATGATCAGACAGTTTCGGCGAGACATGCGCTTAGCGCTGCTTTTGGCTAACAAACCGCTGGACTCCACATCACTGGATGCTTCCTGTACTTCCTTCCTGCTTCAGAAGGCCAAACAGCGTCTGAAGCTTCTGCGCTGGGAGGAGCAGCTGAACCGGACCTGCAAGCACAAGGGTCGCATCTTTGTACTCAATGAGGTGGACCTGGATGGCCCTCCCAAAGACTTTATGTACATCAGTGACTATAGGATTGGCGAAGGGGTGAAGATGAGTCAGACAGCAGCAGGCTGTGAGTGTGCAGACTGTATAAGGGAGCCTGTAAACGGCTGCTGTGCAGGAGCATCCAAGCACCGTATGGCATATAATGACAGCAGGCAGGTAAAAATCAAGCCAGGCTTGCCTATCTATGAGTGTAACTCACAGTGCTGCTGTGGGCCAGACTGTGGAAACAGAGTTGTGCAGAGGGGCATTCAGTACGACCTGTGCATCTTCAAGACAGCCAACGGAAGAGGCTGGGGTGTGCGCACACTTGAGAGAATTCACAAGAACGCATTTGTTATGGAGTACCTTGGAGAG ATTATCACTTCAGAGGaggcagagaggagaggagaaacaTATGACAAGCAGGGAGTCACCTACCTGTTTGATCTGGATTATGTGGATGATGTTTATACAGTGGATGCTGCCCATTATGGAAATATTTCCCACTTTGTCAACCACAGT TGCGACCCAAACTTGCAGGTATATAACGTTTTCATTGACAACTTGGATGAACACCTTCCCAGGATCGCATTTTTTGCAACACGAGCAATCAAAGCGGGGGAGGAGCTCACGTTTGACTACAAAATGACAA TTGATGAAGTAGATGCAGAGAGTGCCAAAATAGACGCACGCTTCAGCATGGCAGGAGTACAGGGCACTCCGGTCAAACCCATGCGCATGGAGTGCAAGTGTGGAGCAGAGACGTGCCGGAAGTACCTGTGTTAA
- the suv39h1a gene encoding histone-lysine N-methyltransferase SUV39H1-A isoform X2, with the protein MAHYLKDCSVSCKLSWDDLQAVCRRQRLVCKQLSVTKHNFRDYEVEYLCNYRNIKGREFFLVKWKGYSEAENTWEPRRNLKCPKMIRQFRRDMRLALLLANKPLDSTSLDASCTSFLLQKAKQRLKLLRWEEQLNRTCKHKGRIFVLNEVDLDGPPKDFMYISDYRIGEGVKMSQTAAGCECADCIREPVNGCCAGASKHRMAYNDSRQVKIKPGLPIYECNSQCCCGPDCGNRVVQRGIQYDLCIFKTANGRGWGVRTLERIHKNAFVMEYLGEIITSEEAERRGETYDKQGVTYLFDLDYVDDVYTVDAAHYGNISHFVNHSDRIFCNTSNQSGGGAHV; encoded by the exons ATGGCGCACTATTTAAAAG ATTGCAGCGTGTCATGTAAGCTCTCCTGGGATGACCTACAAGCTGTGTGTCGCAGGCAGAGATTAGTGTGCAAGCAGCTATCTGTAACCAAACACAACTTCAGGGACTACGAGGTGGAGTACTTATGTAACTACAGAAATATTAAG GGTCGAGAGTTTTTCCTGGTTAAGTGGAAAGGTTACTCGGAGGCTGAAAACACATGGGAACCTCGTAGAAACCTCAAATGCCCCAAAATGATCAGACAGTTTCGGCGAGACATGCGCTTAGCGCTGCTTTTGGCTAACAAACCGCTGGACTCCACATCACTGGATGCTTCCTGTACTTCCTTCCTGCTTCAGAAGGCCAAACAGCGTCTGAAGCTTCTGCGCTGGGAGGAGCAGCTGAACCGGACCTGCAAGCACAAGGGTCGCATCTTTGTACTCAATGAGGTGGACCTGGATGGCCCTCCCAAAGACTTTATGTACATCAGTGACTATAGGATTGGCGAAGGGGTGAAGATGAGTCAGACAGCAGCAGGCTGTGAGTGTGCAGACTGTATAAGGGAGCCTGTAAACGGCTGCTGTGCAGGAGCATCCAAGCACCGTATGGCATATAATGACAGCAGGCAGGTAAAAATCAAGCCAGGCTTGCCTATCTATGAGTGTAACTCACAGTGCTGCTGTGGGCCAGACTGTGGAAACAGAGTTGTGCAGAGGGGCATTCAGTACGACCTGTGCATCTTCAAGACAGCCAACGGAAGAGGCTGGGGTGTGCGCACACTTGAGAGAATTCACAAGAACGCATTTGTTATGGAGTACCTTGGAGAG ATTATCACTTCAGAGGaggcagagaggagaggagaaacaTATGACAAGCAGGGAGTCACCTACCTGTTTGATCTGGATTATGTGGATGATGTTTATACAGTGGATGCTGCCCATTATGGAAATATTTCCCACTTTGTCAACCACAGT GATCGCATTTTTTGCAACACGAGCAATCAAAGCGGGGGAGGAGCTCACGTTTGA